TTCTCGCTCACCCCGGGCACTCCCGGCCTCAAGCAGCACACGCCTCGAACCAATAGATCGATGCGCACCCCCACCTGACTCGCCACATACAGCGCGCGAATCACGCTCGGGTCCACCAGCGAGTTCATCTTCGCCACGATGCGCGCCGGCTCTCCCTTCTTCGCCTTGTCCACCTCGCGCTGGATCAGCGACAGCACCTTCTCCTGCAACCCCATCGGCGCCACCGCCAGCCGCTTCCACTGCGGCGCCGTCGAGTACCCCGTCAGCATGTTGAACAGCGCCGTCACGTCCTCGGCGATCTCCTGCCGCGTCGTGAACAGCGACAGGTCCGTGTATTGCCGCGCCGTCGTCGGGTTGTAGTTCCCCGTCCCCAGATGCACGTAGCGGCGAATCCCGTTCCCCTCACGCCGCACCACCATCGCCACCTTGCAGTGCGTCTTCAGGCCGATCAGCCCGTAGACCACGTGGACCCCGTTCTCTTCCATCCTCCGCGCCCAGGCGATGTTGTTCGCCTCGTCCAGCCGCGCCTTGATCTCCACCAACACCGCCACCTGCTTGCCGTTCTCCACCGCTCGCGTCAGCGCCCGAGCAATGGGGCTGTCTCCGCTCGTCCGGTACAGCGTCTGTTTGATCGCCAGGACGTTCGGGTCCTCCGCCGCCTCCTCCAGGAAGCGCACCACCGGATCGAACGACTCGTAAGGGTGGTGCAGCAGCAAGTCCTTCTTGGCGATGACGCTCAGCACCGGCTCCTCGTCCCGCAGCACCGGAGGCACCGCCGGAACGAACGGCTCCACCCGCAGCTCCGGCCGCGCATCCAAGTCCGTCAGCGTCATCAAGTCCGAAGGCTGCAACGGCCCGTGCAGCCGATACACATCCGGCGTGCCCAGCTTCAGCGCCGCCGCCAGTGCCGCCTCCAGCTCCGCGCTCGCCGCCGCGTCCAGCTCCAGCCGCACCGCCGCGCCCCGGTCCCTCCGGCGCAGCTCCTCCTGAATCGTGGAGAGCAGATCCGCGCTCTCCTCCTCGTCCACGTTCAAGTCCCAGTTGCGCGTCACGCGGAAGGCCGCCGTCTGCTCCACCGCGAAGCCTGGGAACAGCTCCCCTGCGCACAGGGAGATCAACTCCTCCAGCGGCAGCACCGCCAGCACCACGCCCTGCGGCGCCGGCAGCGGCACCAACCGGCTGAGCACGCTGGGCACCTGCACCACCGCCAGCGAGGTCTCCCGCATGTTGCGCTTGCGCTTGGGCCCCTCGCGCCGCAGCAGCACCGCCACGTTCAACGACTTGTTGCGCAGGTGCGGAAACGGGTGCCCCGGATCCACCGCCAGCGGCGTGAGCGCCGGAAACACCGAGGAGCTGAAGTACGTCTTCGCCGCCGCCTTCTGCTCCGACGTGAGCTTGTCCCGCGTCAGCACCGCCACCCCGTGGCTCGCCAGCTTCGGCAGCAGCTCCTCGCGCCACAGCCGGTACGCCGCGTCCACCATCGCGTGGACCCGCTCGCTGATGGCCGAGAGCTGCTCCGCCGGCAACATGCCGTCCGCCGCCGTCTCCGCCACGCCGCTGGCCAACTGCTGCTTCAACCCCGCCACCCGCACCATGAAGAACTCGTCCAGGTTCGAGGTGGTGATGGCGAAGAACTTCAGCCGCTCGTAGATGGGCAGGCTCGCGTCCGCCACATCCGCCAGGACTCGCTCGTTGAAGGCAAGCCAGGACAGCTCGCGGTTGATGAAGAGCTGGGGGTCGTTGAGATCCACGAAGACAGACTCTTGCATGGAAAGGCCCACGTCACGTCACGGACGTGTCACAGGGGACCCACCCCGCCAACGCTCCGGCAGGGACTGCATCCCCCTCGCGTTGGAGCCGCTACACTGCCGCCCTCCTGTTTATGCCCACTTCGACGATCCAGCCCGTCCTCGCCGCCATCGACGTCGGCACCAATGCCGTCCGCCTGGAGCTCGCGCGTCCGGATCCCGACGGCGCCCTCGAGACGCTCCACCAGGAGCGAGACCCCATCCGTCCGGGCGAGGGCGTCTTCTCCACCGGCTCCATGCCCAAGGAGACGGCGGACCGGCTGCTGTCCACCCTGCGCCGCTACTCCGCCCTGTGCCGCCGTCACAAGGCACGCGTGCGCGCCGTGGCCACCAGCGCCCTGCGCGAGGCGCGCAACCGCACCGAGGTCGTCCGTCGCGTGCGCGAGGAGGCCGGGCTGGACCTCGAGGTCGTCAGCGGCAAGGAGGAGGCGCGCCTCATCTGCCTCGGCGTGCTGCACCGCAAGCCGTCCGATGCGCGCTCGCTGCTGGTGGACATCGGCGGCGGCTCCACCGAGGTGGCCACCGCCACCGGTGAGCGGCCCGACAACCTGTGGAGCCTCGCCCTGGGCGCCGTGCGCCTCACCGAGGTGTTCGACGCCTCCAAATCCGTGACGCCCAAGCAGCTGAAGCTGATGCGCAGCTTCGTGGCCGAGGTCATGCGCAAGACGCTGCCCGAGAAGCTCCCCAAGGTGCCCCGCGTGGCCCTGGGCTCCTCGGGCACCATCAACGGGGTGGTGGGCTTTGCCTCCGCCGACGGCGCCGGCAGCGCCACCGCCCGGCAGATCAGCCACGCGGTGGAGACCCTGGCGGAGATGTCTCCGGAGCGGCGCCGCAAGCGCTTCGATCCCCGCCGCGCCGACATCATCGTCTCCGGCGCCGTCATCCTCGAAGGCGTGGTAAAGCACCTGGGCGTGGAGTCGGTGGCCGCCGTCAACCGCGGCCTCCGCGACGGCCTGCTGGTGGACCTGCTCTACCGCCAGGACGCCTCGCGCGCCGACCACAGCCTGCGGGAGGCGGCGCTGGCCATCGGGCGGCGCTTCTTCTTCGACGAGAAGCACTCGCGCCAGGTGGCCCGGCTGGCCCTCGCCCTGTTCGATGACCTGGCGGCGCTGCACCACCTGCCCCTGTCCACCCGGCCGTACCTGGAGGTCGCCGCGCTGCTGCACGACATTGGCACCGCCGTGAGCCACGAGCGCCACCACAAGCACACCTATTACCTCATCCACAACGCGGACATCCCCGGCCTGGCCGACCGCGAGCGCGAGCTGGTGGCCCGCGTGGCCCGCTACCACCGCCGCAGCGCCCCGGACCTCGCCCACTCCGGCATGGAGGGCCTGACCGCTCCCGAGAGACGCACGGTGCGCAAGCTCGCCACCCTGCTGCGCCTCGCCAACTCGCTGGACCACAGCCACCAGCAGCCCATCAAGTCGCTCAAGGCCACCAAGAGCCGCGAGGGCGTCTCCCTGCACCTGTCCGCGCACAAGCCCGTGGACCTGGAGCTCTGGAACGCCGAGCGCGAGGTGGCCAACTTCCGCAGCGTCTACGGCAAGCGGCTCTCGTTCCACGCCAGCCGATAGCGCTCGACCCCTCCCCTGCCCTCCAGAAGAGGCGGCGCCGCGCGCTTTGCCCTCCCCCGGCCGGATGGCCAGCCTCCATGGCGCAGGGCTCGCCGTGCGGGCGCGCCCGTACCCTCCCAGCGCCCGGTTGGGGGAAGGAGCTGCGCGCGATGAAAGCCGTCGTTTTCCATGGAATCGGTGACATCCGGCTCGAGGAAGTCGAGGAGCCGCGAATCGAGAAGCCCACGGACGCCATCGTCCGCCTGAGCGCCAGCGCCATCTGCGGCACGGACCTGCACATGATTCGCGGCACCATGCCCGGCATGCGCCCCGGCACCATCCTCGGCCACGAGGGCGTGGGCTACATCGAGGAGCTGGGCGAGGACGTGCGCAACTTCAACGTGGGCGACCGCGTCGTCATCCCCTCCACCATCGCCTGTGGCAGCTGCGTGTACTGCCGCGCCGGCTACTACGCCCAGTGCAACGAGGCCAACCCCAACGGCGCCCAGGCGGGCACCGCCTTCTTCGGCGGCCCGGAGATGACGGGCCCCTTCCACGGCATGCAGGCCGAGAAGGTACGCGTGCCCTATGCCCACGTGGGCCTGGTGCGCGTGCCCGAGGGCGTCACCGATGAGCAGGCCATCCTCCTGTCGGACATCTTCCCCACCGGCTACATGGGCGCGGAGCTGGCGGAGATCAAACCCGGAGACACCGTGGCGGTGTTCGGCTGCGGCCCCGTGGGCCAGTTCGCCATCGTGAGCGCCAAGCTCCTGGGCGCCGGCCGCGTCTTCGCCATCGACTGCCACGACGACCGGCTGGAGATGGCGCGCGCCCAGGGCGCGGAGATCATCAACTTCGACGCCGAGCACCCCGTGGAGACGCTGCTGCGGCTCACCGGCGGCATCGGCGTGGACCGCGCCATCGACGCGGTGGGCGTGGACGCCATGCACCCGCACCACGGGCCAGCCGCCAAGGAGGCCAAGGCCGAGAAGTCGGAGTTCAAGCGCGAGGTGAAGGAGGTGGCCCCCAAGACGAACCCGGACGGCGGCAACTGGGTGCCAGGGGATGCGCCCGCGCAGGCGCTCATCTGGGCCGTGGCGGCGCTGGCCAAGGCGGGCACCCTGTCCATCATCGGCGTCTACCCGCAGACGGCGCGCACCTTCCCCATCGGCGAGGCGATGAACAAGAACCTCACGATGAAGATGGGCAACTGCAACCACCGCAAGTACATCCCCAAGCTGCTGGAGCTGGTGCGCACCGGCGTGGTGGACCCCACCGCCATCCTCTCGCGCGTGGAGTCGATGACGAGCGCCATCGACGCCTACCGCAACTTCGACCTGCGCAAGCCCGGCTGGCTCAAGGTGGAGCTCGAGCCGCCCATGCTCACCTGAGCCCCGCTGGAAAGGCAGAGGCCCGACACTCTCGAAGGAGTGCCGGGCCCTCTTTGCGCGGGAGGAGGGGGTCGATACCTCCCGCGCGGTCACCGTGAGGAGCGCCTCGGGCGCTCGGGACTACCGGTACACCGTGTAGCCGGCGGCCGCGCCGTCGTCGATGCCACCGCGGCCCGACTGGTCGTGCGGCACCACGAACTTGCAGGTGGCCGTCTGCTGGGCGCCGGAGCTGTCCGTCACCTTGAAGCGCACGCCGTACACCCGGCCGTTGCCCTTGCCCTGACGCTCGGCGCGGAGCTTGAAGCTGCTGGCGCCGGTGATCTCGATGTCGTCATCCGTGTTGCCGTCGCCGTTGCCGTTCGCGTCCTCGGGCTCGTCGCTGTAGATGGAGAGGATGGTGCCCATGGTGTTGATGTTGCCGTTGCTGCCGCCGTTGTCGCCGCAACCGCCCCCATCATCGTCGCCGCACGTGGTCTGAACCGAGGCGCAATCCGAGAGACGGAAGGACTGCATCTTGTGGTTCGGCGGCCAGATCTCCTGCGTGGGCTTGACCGTCACCGTGGTGGAGCAGGCGTTCACCACCGTCACGGACCGCGTCACCGAGGCGGACAGGCCCACCGCGTCCTGCACCCGGTAGGTCAGGGTGTAGGTGCCAGCCACCGCGGTGTTCACCGAGCCCGTCTTCACGATGGCGCTCGTCAGGTTGCCGGCGCAGCTGTCCGAGGCCGTGGCGCCCGGATCCGTGAAGGACGCGCCGCGATTGACGCTCATGGAGGCGGAGCCCACCAGGGCGATGCTCGGCGCCTTCGTGTCGTTCACGGTCACCGTGCGCACCACCGAGGCCGCGTTGCCCGAGGCATCCTGCACCCGGTACGTCAGCGGGTAGGCGCCGCGCACCGCCGCGTTCACCGAGCCCGTCTTCACGATGGCGCTCGTCAGGTTGCCGGCGCACACGTCGCTGGCCACCGCACCAGCCTCCGTGTACTGGCCCACGCCGCACTCCAGCGTCTGCGCGGCCGCGCCGTTGAGCGCGATGCTCGGCGCCTTGGTGTCCGCCACCTGCACCGCGCGCGCCACCGAGGCGCTCAGGCCCGCGCCGTCCTGCACCGAGTAGTTCACCGTGTAGCTGCCCACCGCCGCCGCGTTCACCGCGCCGGAGGTGACGATGGCGCCCGTCAGGTTGCCCGAGCAGACATCCGCCGCCGTGGCGCCCGGGTTGCTGAAGCTGTCCACGCCGCACTCCAGCCGCATCGACGCCGCGCCCACCAGGGCGATGCTCGGGGCCAGCGTGTCATTCACGCTCACCGTGCGCACCGCCGAGGCCGCGTTGCCCGAGGCGTCCTGCACCCGGTACGTCACCGCGTAGGCGCCACGGGCCGCCGCGTTCACCGCGCCGCTCTTCACGATGGCGCTCGTCAGGTCGCCCATGCACAGGTCGCTGGCCACCGCGCCGGCCTCCGTGTAGTGGCCCACGCCGCACTCCAGCGCCTGGGTCGCCGCGCCGTTGAGCGTGAGGCTCGGCGCCTGGGTGTCCGCCACCTGCACCGCGCGCGCCGCCGAGGCGCTCAGGCCCGCGCCGTCCTGCACCGAGTAGCTCACCGTGTAGCTGCCCACCGCCGCCGCGTTCACCGCGCCGGAGGTGACGATGGCGCTCGTCAGGTTGCCCGAGCAGGCGTCCGCCGCCGTGGCGCCCGGGTTGTTGAAGCTGTCCACACCGCACTCCAGCCGCATCGAAGAGGCGCCGTTCAGCGTCACGCTCGGGGCCAGCGTGTCATCCACGTTCACCGTGCGCACCGCCGAGGCCGCGTTGCCCGAGGCATCCTTCACCGAGTAGCTCACCGCGTAGGCGCCGCGCGCCGCCGCGTTCACCGCGCCGCTCTTGATGATGGCGCCCGTCAGGTCACCCGCGCAGGCATCGCTGGCCACCGCGCCGGCCTCCGTGTACTGGCCCACGCCGCACTCCAGCGCCTGGGTGGCCGCGCCGTTGAGCGCGAGGCTCGGCGCCACCGTGTCCGCCACCCGCACCTCGCGGCTCACCGAGGCCGTGTTGCCCGCGCCATCCTGCACCCGGTAGTTCACCGTGTAGCTGCCCACCGCCGCCGCGTTCACCGCGCCGCTCTTGGAGATGGCGCCCGTCAGGTTGCCCGCGCAGGCATCCGCCGCCGTGGCGCCCGCCTCCGTGTACTGGCTCAGGCCGCACTCCAGCGTCTGCAGGGCCGCGCCGTTGAGGTCGATGCCAGGCGAGCGCGTGTCCACCATCGTCACGGAGGTGGCGCACGTCGCGTCATTCGTCCCGTCGTTGGCCAGCCACGTCACCGTGCGCGGCGTGCCCAGCGCGTAGGACTCGCCCTCCATCAGGTACGTCACGAACGGGGTGCCGCAGTTGTCCGTCGCCGTGGCCGGGTTGTGCTCCGGAGAGACGCTGCCCATGCCGCACTCGAAGGAGCGGGCCGCCGGGCAAGAGATCTCCGGGGCGATGCTGTCCACCACGTTGATGGTGGCGGTGCAGCTGCCCACCAGCCCGTGCGCGTCCGTGCAGGTCAGCGTGGCGGTGTACCGGCCGATGCCGAAGGAGGTCACGTCCTGCGTGCAGCCCACCAGGTCCCCGTCCGCGTCATACGAGCCGTCGTCGATGGAGCCGCCCGCGCCGCAGGTGCCGGCCGGCGTGCCCAGCGTCAGGTGCTTGCACACGGCCACCGGCGGGCGGCGCGTGGGCGGAGGGGGCGGGGGCGGCGTCGGCAGCAGCCGGCAGGAGCGCGGGCACACGCCCTTGCCGTTATCGAAGCCCAGGTCGCAGTCCTCACCCTCGTTGACGACGCCATCGCCACACCAGTCCAGCCGGCACGTCGCCGAGCACACCGAGCCCAGAGCGCCGCTCTCCTGGCCCAGATCGCACTCCTCGTCCTCCTGCTGCTCCCCGTCACCGCAGCCCACCAGCGTCACGCCGCGCGCCAGCACGTAGGGGGCGCCGAACGTGCCGTCCGTGAAGTCGTGCCCGCCCTGGTGCGCCCCGCGCGAGCTCTTCTCGTACACCGCGATGGACCAGGGGGAGAAGTCGGCCATGGGGAAGGTGTCGAACGCGGCGCCCACCGAGCAGGCCCAGTTGGACATCGTCTCGTCCGAGAGCGCATCCAGCGTCGGGTGCGAGGCAACGATGTGGGCCTTGCCGTGGCAGCCGCCGCTCTGCACCGAGAACTGGCCGAAGGGCTCCAGCAGCTCCACGTGCGTGTTGGGCGCCGCGTTCTGGTAGTAGCAGCTCAGCGAGGCGTAGAAGCCCGTCTTGCCGGACAGCCGGGAAGCGAACTGGATGGACTTCTCCGTCACCTGCCCCGGGGCGCCGTTATGCACCGGCGCCGTGCCCGAGATGAGGATGTTGCCGTTGACCACCGGGCCCCACACGTGGCGGTTGGCCACCGCCGCCGACACCGCCTCCAGGTTCGCGCACGAGGCATCGCCCAGGACGATGGCGCGGTAGGCGCCGAACTCCTCGGCCGACATCATCGCCCACTGCTCCGGGGTGGCGAGGACCGCCGTGTAGCCCAGATCGCTGACCGCCTGGAACTCGGCGCTCTGCGCACCGCCCGTCACCGTGCTGTCCAGGATGAGCACCTGGTTCGTGCTGAACACCGCGTCCTGGCGAGTGGCCAGGGCACGGTGCGACTCGGTGGGAACCGACTCCTGACCACAGGCAGCGGTCAGGGCGACCATCAGCAGTGACGCTTTCCACAAGTTTGCGCGGCTCATGTGGCACTCCGGGGTGGGCTGATGTAGGACGTGGGCTGAAGGATTCCAGCTGCCCGCGAATATTCTATCTATGTACGAAACCCGGAAAACAGTCAAGCGCAGCTGAACTTTTACAGTAGGAAAGGTCTTCAAAGCAGGTTTACCCAGCGTGAAAACGCTGAGACACACCTATTTTCAGTAGGTTACGGGACTCCAGGTTCAGGGATCGAGGATGAGGCAGGCGTCGCCGAACTCGTGGCCCAGGTAGCCGAGCGCCTCGGCCCGCTTCGCCGCCTCCTTTAATAGGGGCTGCGGCGCGAAGGCCTGGAGCAGGGTGTAGTGACTGGTGGTTGGCTCGTGTACACCGGTGAGCAAGCCCTGCACCACGCGAAGCTGGAAGCCTGGCCCCAGGAGCAGGTCCGTCACCCCTTCGCCGGGCGTGAGGGTGCCTCCCCCCTGGGCGGCGCGTCCTTCCAGGGCGCGGACCACGGTGGTGCCCACGGCGATGACGCGCCCGCCGCGCTCCCGCGTGGCGTGGATGGCCTCCACCGTGGCCGAGGGGAGCTCGAAGCGCTCGGGGCGAGGCAGCGCGGCGTCGAGCGCCGGGTCTCCGGTGGAGGACAGCCCGGCGGCGTGGGTGAGGGAGGCGAGCTGCACGCCGTTGCGCCGCAGCTCGAGCAGCATCGCCCACGTCAGCGGCAGTCCCGCGGACGGAGGCTCCACCGCCCAGGGCCGGGCCGCGTACGCCGTCTGGATGTGCCAGAGCGAGAGCGGACCCGCGAGGTACGAGTACTGAACGGGGCGACCGGCGCGGTACAGCCCGGCCCACAGCGCGGCGCCCTCGGCGTCGAAGGCCACTCGCAGCAGGCGGGGAGAAGGCGGCAGCACCTCCACCACGCGCGCCGTCAGCGGGCCCAGCAGCAAGCGGGCACCCACGGGCAACACGGGCGGAGGAGGCCGATCCTCGGTGCGCATCCGCCAGTCACCCGCGCCGAAG
This portion of the Hyalangium ruber genome encodes:
- the ppk1 gene encoding polyphosphate kinase 1, whose protein sequence is MQESVFVDLNDPQLFINRELSWLAFNERVLADVADASLPIYERLKFFAITTSNLDEFFMVRVAGLKQQLASGVAETAADGMLPAEQLSAISERVHAMVDAAYRLWREELLPKLASHGVAVLTRDKLTSEQKAAAKTYFSSSVFPALTPLAVDPGHPFPHLRNKSLNVAVLLRREGPKRKRNMRETSLAVVQVPSVLSRLVPLPAPQGVVLAVLPLEELISLCAGELFPGFAVEQTAAFRVTRNWDLNVDEEESADLLSTIQEELRRRDRGAAVRLELDAAASAELEAALAAALKLGTPDVYRLHGPLQPSDLMTLTDLDARPELRVEPFVPAVPPVLRDEEPVLSVIAKKDLLLHHPYESFDPVVRFLEEAAEDPNVLAIKQTLYRTSGDSPIARALTRAVENGKQVAVLVEIKARLDEANNIAWARRMEENGVHVVYGLIGLKTHCKVAMVVRREGNGIRRYVHLGTGNYNPTTARQYTDLSLFTTRQEIAEDVTALFNMLTGYSTAPQWKRLAVAPMGLQEKVLSLIQREVDKAKKGEPARIVAKMNSLVDPSVIRALYVASQVGVRIDLLVRGVCCLRPGVPGVSENIRVTSVVDRFLEHSRVFAFGEGAQAEVWMSSADWMPRNFVRRIETMFPVEEPALRQRLLDEVLGVGLKDNVKARRLQREGTYVPVGQDGAPVRSQMVLLEMARRMADPKPIESLMRHAAAPELPAETLRSPTAPVPPAS
- a CDS encoding Ppx/GppA phosphatase family protein, which encodes MPTSTIQPVLAAIDVGTNAVRLELARPDPDGALETLHQERDPIRPGEGVFSTGSMPKETADRLLSTLRRYSALCRRHKARVRAVATSALREARNRTEVVRRVREEAGLDLEVVSGKEEARLICLGVLHRKPSDARSLLVDIGGGSTEVATATGERPDNLWSLALGAVRLTEVFDASKSVTPKQLKLMRSFVAEVMRKTLPEKLPKVPRVALGSSGTINGVVGFASADGAGSATARQISHAVETLAEMSPERRRKRFDPRRADIIVSGAVILEGVVKHLGVESVAAVNRGLRDGLLVDLLYRQDASRADHSLREAALAIGRRFFFDEKHSRQVARLALALFDDLAALHHLPLSTRPYLEVAALLHDIGTAVSHERHHKHTYYLIHNADIPGLADRERELVARVARYHRRSAPDLAHSGMEGLTAPERRTVRKLATLLRLANSLDHSHQQPIKSLKATKSREGVSLHLSAHKPVDLELWNAEREVANFRSVYGKRLSFHASR
- a CDS encoding zinc-dependent alcohol dehydrogenase, yielding MKAVVFHGIGDIRLEEVEEPRIEKPTDAIVRLSASAICGTDLHMIRGTMPGMRPGTILGHEGVGYIEELGEDVRNFNVGDRVVIPSTIACGSCVYCRAGYYAQCNEANPNGAQAGTAFFGGPEMTGPFHGMQAEKVRVPYAHVGLVRVPEGVTDEQAILLSDIFPTGYMGAELAEIKPGDTVAVFGCGPVGQFAIVSAKLLGAGRVFAIDCHDDRLEMARAQGAEIINFDAEHPVETLLRLTGGIGVDRAIDAVGVDAMHPHHGPAAKEAKAEKSEFKREVKEVAPKTNPDGGNWVPGDAPAQALIWAVAALAKAGTLSIIGVYPQTARTFPIGEAMNKNLTMKMGNCNHRKYIPKLLELVRTGVVDPTAILSRVESMTSAIDAYRNFDLRKPGWLKVELEPPMLT
- a CDS encoding DUF5011 domain-containing protein, which gives rise to MSRANLWKASLLMVALTAACGQESVPTESHRALATRQDAVFSTNQVLILDSTVTGGAQSAEFQAVSDLGYTAVLATPEQWAMMSAEEFGAYRAIVLGDASCANLEAVSAAVANRHVWGPVVNGNILISGTAPVHNGAPGQVTEKSIQFASRLSGKTGFYASLSCYYQNAAPNTHVELLEPFGQFSVQSGGCHGKAHIVASHPTLDALSDETMSNWACSVGAAFDTFPMADFSPWSIAVYEKSSRGAHQGGHDFTDGTFGAPYVLARGVTLVGCGDGEQQEDEECDLGQESGALGSVCSATCRLDWCGDGVVNEGEDCDLGFDNGKGVCPRSCRLLPTPPPPPPPTRRPPVAVCKHLTLGTPAGTCGAGGSIDDGSYDADGDLVGCTQDVTSFGIGRYTATLTCTDAHGLVGSCTATINVVDSIAPEISCPAARSFECGMGSVSPEHNPATATDNCGTPFVTYLMEGESYALGTPRTVTWLANDGTNDATCATSVTMVDTRSPGIDLNGAALQTLECGLSQYTEAGATAADACAGNLTGAISKSGAVNAAAVGSYTVNYRVQDGAGNTASVSREVRVADTVAPSLALNGAATQALECGVGQYTEAGAVASDACAGDLTGAIIKSGAVNAAARGAYAVSYSVKDASGNAASAVRTVNVDDTLAPSVTLNGASSMRLECGVDSFNNPGATAADACSGNLTSAIVTSGAVNAAAVGSYTVSYSVQDGAGLSASAARAVQVADTQAPSLTLNGAATQALECGVGHYTEAGAVASDLCMGDLTSAIVKSGAVNAAARGAYAVTYRVQDASGNAASAVRTVSVNDTLAPSIALVGAASMRLECGVDSFSNPGATAADVCSGNLTGAIVTSGAVNAAAVGSYTVNYSVQDGAGLSASVARAVQVADTKAPSIALNGAAAQTLECGVGQYTEAGAVASDVCAGNLTSAIVKTGSVNAAVRGAYPLTYRVQDASGNAASVVRTVTVNDTKAPSIALVGSASMSVNRGASFTDPGATASDSCAGNLTSAIVKTGSVNTAVAGTYTLTYRVQDAVGLSASVTRSVTVVNACSTTVTVKPTQEIWPPNHKMQSFRLSDCASVQTTCGDDDGGGCGDNGGSNGNINTMGTILSIYSDEPEDANGNGDGNTDDDIEITGASSFKLRAERQGKGNGRVYGVRFKVTDSSGAQQTATCKFVVPHDQSGRGGIDDGAAAGYTVYR
- a CDS encoding S-adenosylmethionine:tRNA ribosyltransferase-isomerase, giving the protein MNAARWPRERPEAARLLRVAPATGEIQDTRVEQLPTLLRSGDLLVMNDAATLPASLQGQTEEGAALELRLLAREPQGTWTAVLFGAGDWRMRTEDRPPPPVLPVGARLLLGPLTARVVEVLPPSPRLLRVAFDAEGAALWAGLYRAGRPVQYSYLAGPLSLWHIQTAYAARPWAVEPPSAGLPLTWAMLLELRRNGVQLASLTHAAGLSSTGDPALDAALPRPERFELPSATVEAIHATRERGGRVIAVGTTVVRALEGRAAQGGGTLTPGEGVTDLLLGPGFQLRVVQGLLTGVHEPTTSHYTLLQAFAPQPLLKEAAKRAEALGYLGHEFGDACLILDP